The bacterium region TTGTTGCCGGAAGCCAGACAGAAGACGTTCTTCATCTCCCCTCCCACTGCCAGTGTCGGAGGCACCGAAACCGGAAGGATTATCGGGTTTGGGGCATAGCCCCGGGAGTGACGGACGATCTGGATCAGAGGCTTGATGTCATTAATCTTCGGTTCTTGGTCATTCCCATTTTTTATATTTGATATTTTATTTATTGTATCAGTAATAAAGACTATCGAGTCGTCATTGCGGTTCTCAATGTCCCGGTCGTTCAGCAAAAAATGATCGGCCAGGCCCGCCAGCCGGTTCAAAGCCTCTTGGTTGCCGGCCGCCACCGGTTCATCCTGGACATTGCCCGAGGTCATCACCAGGGCCTTGAGTTCGGGATTTATTTTTTTCAGTTCCCTAAACAAAAGATGATGCACCGGCGCATAGGGCAGCATCACGCCCAGGTAGTTGTTCCCCGGTGCAACAATATCGGATATATTAAATATTTTATTTTTAGTATTTGATTTTCTTAACAGCACTATCGGCGCCTGGCTTGAGCCCAGCACTTTCTCCTCCGCTCCGCTTACCTGGCAGATTTCCCTAGCATCCTCCAGCGACCCGCACATCAGGGCCAGCGGCTTGTCCGGGCGGTTCTTCCTGTCACGAAGTTTTTTGACCGCGGCGTCATTGCCGGCATCGCAGGCC contains the following coding sequences:
- a CDS encoding Sua5/YciO/YrdC/YwlC family protein, translated to DCLAEMLDANDRRYLYPFINCTNCGPRFSIIQNTPYDRPLTSMAGFTMCPDCQREYDDPENRRFHAQPNACPVCGPRVWLCGRDGKVKAERSEAMTKAAELLLSGEILAIKGIGGFHLACDAGNDAAVKKLRDRKNRPDKPLALMCGSLEDAREICQVSGAEEKVLGSSQAPIVLLRKSNTKNKIFNISDIVAPGNNYLGVMLPYAPVHHLLFRELKKINPELKALVMTSGNVQDEPVAAGNQEALNRLAGLADHFLLNDRDIENRNDDSIVFITDTINKISNIKNGNDQEPKINDIKPLIQIVRHSRGYAPNPIILPVSVPPTLAVGGEMKNVFCLASGN